Proteins encoded together in one Cydia pomonella isolate Wapato2018A chromosome 10, ilCydPomo1, whole genome shotgun sequence window:
- the LOC133522206 gene encoding mitochondrial dicarboxylate carrier isoform X1: MQIGRSRNVLSHASMYLGVSCNKVGKLNAANVRDRIMSSDTVKVSRWYFGGLASAGAASITHPLDLLKVQMQTQKGKSDSLLKLTGNVLKKQGIMGLYSGISASITRQLSYSSARFGIYEVSKQYFAPKDGSALPFYMSAFLAGLGGLAGGLVGNPADLVNVRMQNDVKLPKENRRNYKNVFHGMYSVVRKEGVMQLWAGASMNCSRAVLMTIGQLSFYDQIKALLLSTPYFGDNVVTHVTSSLCAGGIATTLTQPVDVLKTRAMNAKHGEVKGLLSLVASTAKEGPIAFYKGYIPAFARLAPHTILTFVFLEQLRINFGFVKGN, from the exons ATGCAAATTGGTCGGTCGCGTAATGTATTGTCACATGCGAGTATGTACCTGGGTGTATCGTGTAACAAAGTCGGCAAGCTTAATGCAGCCAATGTGAGAGACCG aataatGTCTTCAGACACAGTCAAAGTTTCACGATGGTATTTTGGAGGTTTGGCTTCAGCAGGGGCAGCCAGCATCACTCACCCGCTGGACTTGCTCAAAGTACAAATGCAAACACAAAAAGGGAAATCAGATTCCTTACTCAAACTCACtggaaatgttttaaaaaaacaag GTATTATGGGCCTATACTCCGGCATATCAGCCTCCATCACCCGCCAGCTTAGTTACTCCTCAGCCCGTTTTGGAATCTATGAAGTTTCTAAACAGTATTTTGCACCAAAAGAT GGCAGTGCATTACCTTTCTACATGTCTGCATTCCTAGCTGGGCTGGGAGGGTTGGCAGGAGGTCTTGTAGGAAATCCCGCGGACTTAGTCAATGTACGCATGCAAAATGACGTCAAACTGCCTAAGGAAAATAGACGAAA TTACAAGAATGTATTCCACGGGATGTATTCCGTGGTCCGGAAAGAGGGAGTGATGCAGCTGTGGGCCGGGGCTAGCATGAACTGTAGCCGAGCAGTTCTGATGACCATTGGCCAGCTCTCCTTCTACGATCAGATCAAAGCATTGCTTCTCTCCACCCCGTACTTCGGGGACAACGTTGTCACGCATGTCACTTCCAGTCTTTGCGCT GGTGGTATAGCAACAACGTTAACACAGCCGGTCGACGTGCTCAAAACGAGGGCAATGAACGCGAAGCACGGAGAAGTGAAAGGTCTGCTAAGTCTCGTAGCTAGCACCGCCAAGGAGGGCCCCATAGCATTCTATAAAGGGTACATTCCAGCGTTTGCGCGACTCGCACCACACACCATTCTGACATTCGTGTTCTTAGAACagcttagaataaactttggaTTTGTCAAagggaattag
- the LOC133522207 gene encoding uncharacterized protein LOC133522207 codes for MTSDIISCLHLDKNTTSRVIVAKEINGCDSSFISSCILGHCIKNKQAVLFIATHNSLLHYQNVGLKMNYNLQRHVDAGLVHFFKLDEELVNLLMVNEEKSLQNILTSINQIVQTLKLNSNVVHIILDGASHLFDMQYSLRDVNKFCNQLIQLNRGNIGSFVLFHCNVAHENDVTHVMANLLCHTAHTILEVRNLLSGLSADVSGHLTIKHPGQKFEDEHMNTIDMKPSRYLFKLFDRGVKLFAPGTV; via the coding sequence ATGACATCAGATATAATATCGTGTCTCCATCTGGATAAAAATACGACCAGCAGAGTGATTGTTGCCAAGGAAATCAATGGGTGTGATAGTTCATTTATTTCTAGCTGCATACTTGGTCactgcattaaaaataaacaggcTGTTCTGTTCATAGCTACTCATAATTCTCTTCTCCATTATCAAAATGTAGGACTGAAaatgaattataatttacaaagGCATGTAGACGCTGGccttgtacatttttttaaactagatGAAGAACTTGTTAACCTTTTGATGGTGAATGAAGAAAAAtcactacaaaatattttaacttcaattaatcaaattgtaCAAACTTTGAAGTTGAATAGCAATGTAGTCCATATTATTTTGGATGGTGCTTCTCATTTGTTTGACATGCAGTACAGTCTTAGAGATGTCAATAAGTTTTGCAATCAATTAATTCAGTTAAATAGAGGTAACATAggttcttttgttttatttcactgTAATGTAGCACATGAAAATGATGTGACTCATGTAATGGCGAACCTCCTGTGCCACACAGCACATACAATTCTGGAAGTCAGAAACCTTTTGTCTGGCTTGAGTGCTGACGTGTCTGGTCACTTAACCATTAAGCATCCAGGGCAAAAGTTTGAAGATGAACACATGAACACCATTGATATGAAACCCTCTCGGTATCTATTCAAACTATTTGATAGAGGAGTTAAACTGTTTGCCCCGGGCACTGTATAA
- the LOC133522206 gene encoding mitochondrial dicarboxylate carrier isoform X2, producing MSSDTVKVSRWYFGGLASAGAASITHPLDLLKVQMQTQKGKSDSLLKLTGNVLKKQGIMGLYSGISASITRQLSYSSARFGIYEVSKQYFAPKDGSALPFYMSAFLAGLGGLAGGLVGNPADLVNVRMQNDVKLPKENRRNYKNVFHGMYSVVRKEGVMQLWAGASMNCSRAVLMTIGQLSFYDQIKALLLSTPYFGDNVVTHVTSSLCAGGIATTLTQPVDVLKTRAMNAKHGEVKGLLSLVASTAKEGPIAFYKGYIPAFARLAPHTILTFVFLEQLRINFGFVKGN from the exons atGTCTTCAGACACAGTCAAAGTTTCACGATGGTATTTTGGAGGTTTGGCTTCAGCAGGGGCAGCCAGCATCACTCACCCGCTGGACTTGCTCAAAGTACAAATGCAAACACAAAAAGGGAAATCAGATTCCTTACTCAAACTCACtggaaatgttttaaaaaaacaag GTATTATGGGCCTATACTCCGGCATATCAGCCTCCATCACCCGCCAGCTTAGTTACTCCTCAGCCCGTTTTGGAATCTATGAAGTTTCTAAACAGTATTTTGCACCAAAAGAT GGCAGTGCATTACCTTTCTACATGTCTGCATTCCTAGCTGGGCTGGGAGGGTTGGCAGGAGGTCTTGTAGGAAATCCCGCGGACTTAGTCAATGTACGCATGCAAAATGACGTCAAACTGCCTAAGGAAAATAGACGAAA TTACAAGAATGTATTCCACGGGATGTATTCCGTGGTCCGGAAAGAGGGAGTGATGCAGCTGTGGGCCGGGGCTAGCATGAACTGTAGCCGAGCAGTTCTGATGACCATTGGCCAGCTCTCCTTCTACGATCAGATCAAAGCATTGCTTCTCTCCACCCCGTACTTCGGGGACAACGTTGTCACGCATGTCACTTCCAGTCTTTGCGCT GGTGGTATAGCAACAACGTTAACACAGCCGGTCGACGTGCTCAAAACGAGGGCAATGAACGCGAAGCACGGAGAAGTGAAAGGTCTGCTAAGTCTCGTAGCTAGCACCGCCAAGGAGGGCCCCATAGCATTCTATAAAGGGTACATTCCAGCGTTTGCGCGACTCGCACCACACACCATTCTGACATTCGTGTTCTTAGAACagcttagaataaactttggaTTTGTCAAagggaattag